One segment of Prosthecodimorpha staleyi DNA contains the following:
- a CDS encoding DUF3885 domain-containing protein, with protein sequence MPATSTMHDFSQAWRHWHGDRKPVGFMMRWAEAPHWLRIHSLPESRRYPADAADRAELLRRQNDIAGDLLGEEGAAFLVQSFWEAPDGWQPDSVVAGREAAASRWGLSVAFDFTVDEDPDQPIRWTVMARPITWQSGAFDPLLLLVAEGDMAPTLFMSAENGAVFAPYDGGADLFWPDAGAQAAARERYRPWLSAHPHGL encoded by the coding sequence ATGCCCGCGACCTCGACCATGCACGACTTCTCGCAGGCATGGCGCCATTGGCACGGCGACCGGAAGCCCGTCGGCTTCATGATGCGCTGGGCCGAGGCCCCGCACTGGCTGCGGATTCACTCACTGCCAGAATCGCGGCGCTACCCTGCTGATGCGGCGGATCGGGCGGAACTGTTGCGGCGGCAGAACGATATTGCCGGGGATCTTTTGGGAGAAGAGGGGGCGGCCTTTCTGGTGCAGAGCTTCTGGGAGGCGCCGGACGGGTGGCAGCCGGATAGCGTCGTGGCCGGGCGGGAAGCGGCGGCGTCGCGCTGGGGGCTGTCCGTCGCCTTCGACTTCACCGTGGACGAGGATCCGGACCAGCCGATCCGATGGACCGTGATGGCGCGGCCGATAACCTGGCAGTCCGGCGCCTTCGATCCGTTGCTGCTGCTTGTCGCCGAGGGCGACATGGCGCCGACCCTCTTCATGTCGGCGGAAAATGGTGCCGTCTTTGCGCCCTATGACGGCGGTGCTGACCTCTTCTGGCCGGACGCAGGAGCGCAGGCCGCCGCGCGGGAACGGTACCGCCCCTGGC
- a CDS encoding M48 family metalloprotease, which yields MGALGHVPAGLPTPGRSGSAPTEIAGGTRRVADAAGPGSAPGTGPVRRRGAWRLAPGFALALILTGCNAVVGTTDSMIDTAPAVATASAAAGVNPPAQDPEHNRIVATYGGLYDDPNAARAVARAVGRLVAASDDPSQSYRITILNSPVVNAFALPSGNLYVTRGLLALANDTSEVAAVVAHEMAHVTARHAVARARRQEAAQVVNRVVSNVSQESDARLALTATQMSLARFSQVQELEADSVGVRTLARAGFDPFAASRFLSSMARYAAFRSLRPAANSSNGKPDFLSSHPSTPERIAFAVRAAREIGAPGIGEQEREAFLQGLDGMVYGDDPSEGFVRGRAFLHKALGIQFGVPNGFALENTSKAVLATNAAGTALRFDGVAVPVSTALTDYIQSGWINGLQTDSVQATRIGDYDAATATAVADGWTFRIGVVRKDRTTYRFILAAQDPTVLTDQIFRETMESFRELSPTESARLRPLRIRVHKVRSGDTIERLAESMQGVDRKLELFRVLNGLDGADAIEPGRMVKLVVD from the coding sequence ATGGGTGCGCTAGGGCACGTTCCGGCCGGGCTTCCGACGCCCGGCCGCTCCGGTTCGGCCCCGACGGAGATCGCGGGCGGGACCCGGCGCGTCGCCGACGCGGCCGGTCCCGGAAGCGCGCCCGGCACCGGCCCGGTGCGCCGTCGCGGCGCCTGGCGCCTGGCGCCGGGCTTCGCGCTCGCCCTGATCCTCACCGGCTGCAACGCGGTGGTCGGCACCACCGATTCCATGATCGACACCGCGCCGGCCGTGGCCACGGCCAGTGCGGCCGCCGGCGTCAACCCGCCGGCGCAGGACCCCGAGCACAACCGCATCGTCGCCACCTATGGCGGCCTCTACGACGATCCGAATGCCGCCCGGGCGGTCGCGCGCGCGGTCGGCCGGCTGGTCGCGGCCTCCGACGATCCGTCGCAGTCCTACCGGATCACCATCCTCAACTCGCCGGTGGTCAACGCCTTCGCGCTGCCGAGCGGCAATCTCTACGTCACGCGCGGCCTGCTGGCGCTTGCCAACGACACTTCCGAGGTCGCCGCCGTCGTCGCCCACGAGATGGCCCATGTCACCGCCCGCCACGCGGTCGCCCGCGCGCGCCGGCAGGAGGCCGCGCAGGTCGTCAACCGGGTCGTCTCCAACGTCTCGCAGGAAAGCGATGCGCGCCTGGCGCTGACGGCGACGCAGATGTCGCTCGCCCGCTTCAGCCAGGTGCAGGAACTGGAGGCCGATAGCGTCGGCGTGCGCACCCTGGCGCGTGCCGGCTTCGATCCCTTCGCGGCCTCGCGCTTCCTCAGTTCCATGGCCCGCTATGCGGCCTTCCGCTCGCTGCGGCCCGCCGCCAACAGTTCAAACGGCAAGCCGGACTTCCTGTCCTCGCATCCCTCGACGCCGGAGCGGATCGCCTTCGCGGTGCGCGCCGCGCGCGAGATCGGCGCGCCGGGCATCGGCGAGCAGGAGCGCGAGGCCTTCCTGCAGGGTCTCGACGGCATGGTCTATGGCGACGACCCGTCCGAGGGCTTCGTCCGTGGCCGGGCCTTCCTGCACAAGGCGCTCGGCATCCAGTTCGGCGTGCCGAACGGTTTCGCCCTGGAAAACACGTCAAAGGCGGTGCTCGCCACCAACGCGGCCGGTACGGCCCTGCGCTTCGACGGCGTGGCGGTGCCGGTGTCCACCGCGCTGACCGACTATATCCAGTCCGGCTGGATCAACGGCCTGCAGACCGACAGCGTGCAGGCGACCCGGATCGGGGACTATGACGCGGCCACCGCCACCGCGGTCGCCGACGGCTGGACCTTCCGCATCGGCGTCGTCCGCAAGGACCGCACGACCTACCGCTTCATCCTGGCCGCGCAGGACCCCACGGTCCTGACCGACCAGATCTTCCGCGAGACGATGGAAAGCTTCCGCGAGTTGTCGCCGACCGAATCGGCTCGCCTGCGGCCTTTGCGGATCCGCGTCCACAAGGTGCGTTCGGGCGATACGATCGAGCGGCTGGCCGAATCCATGCAGGGTGTCGACCGCAAGCTCGAACTGTTCCGCGTCCTCAACGGCCTCGACGGCGCCGATGCGATCGAGCCGGGCCGGATGGTCAAGCTGGTGGTGGATTGA
- a CDS encoding RNA-binding S4 domain-containing protein: MAEDRGDVPRTRDGTAAAGRQRIDKWLWHARVVRTRSLAQKLAEAGHVRKNREKVDQSSEVVRPGDVLTITLPHRVLILKVAGFADRRGSAPEAQRLYEDLSPPPPPREAREPAPALRDPGTGRPTKRDRRRLDAFESDPDDTF; encoded by the coding sequence ATGGCCGAGGATCGAGGCGACGTACCCCGGACACGCGACGGCACAGCGGCAGCCGGCCGGCAGCGCATCGACAAGTGGCTGTGGCATGCGCGCGTGGTCAGGACGCGCAGTCTGGCGCAGAAGCTCGCCGAGGCCGGGCATGTGCGCAAGAACCGCGAGAAGGTCGACCAGTCCAGTGAGGTCGTCCGTCCCGGCGACGTATTGACCATCACGCTGCCGCATCGCGTGCTGATCCTGAAGGTCGCCGGATTCGCCGACCGGCGCGGGTCGGCGCCCGAAGCGCAACGGCTCTACGAGGATCTGAGCCCACCACCGCCGCCGCGCGAAGCCCGCGAGCCCGCCCCGGCCCTGCGCGACCCCGGCACCGGCCGCCCGACCAAACGCGACCGCCGCCGTCTCGATGCCTTCGAGTCCGATCCCGACGACACCTTCTGA